In one Diprion similis isolate iyDipSimi1 chromosome 6, iyDipSimi1.1, whole genome shotgun sequence genomic region, the following are encoded:
- the LOC124407511 gene encoding solute carrier family 35 member G1, producing MPEHLELQHLVDGDSDCEAMNRRRNFSVSRCRSCPYLGLMLAALSSLFFSLCSVIVKGLVDVNPMELAAFRFVGVLLPAIPIVIYKGEHPFPKGRRIMLLLRSFVGTTGLMLSFYAFRHMPLADASVIVFSVPVFVAISARIFLKEPCGIFNVITICLTLIGVVLITRPPLIFGQTVESLTDNHVETENAELWGAVAAFSATLFGANAYVLLRALKGLHFSVIMTNFGSFALIQTIVVTWAIGALCLPRCGTDRLLVVALALFSFGGQILLTLALQMEQAGPVAIARSADIVFAFFWQVLFFNEIPNRYSVGGAILVTSSVLLTGLRKWALSLPETSNMKKSLGILAV from the coding sequence ATGCCTGAACACTTGGAGCTTCAGCATTTGGTGGACGGAGATAGCGACTGCGAGGCTATGAATCGTCGGAGAAACTTTTCTGTCTCGAGATGCAGGTCTTGTCCATACCTCGGCTTGATGTTGGCGGCGCTGTCGTCGTTATTCTTCTCACTATGCAGTGTGATAGTGAAGGGCCTTGTGGACGTGAATCCAATGGAACTAGCAGCGTTCAGATTTGTAGGTGTGCTGCTACCAGCGATACCTATTGTAATATACAAAGGGGAGCATCCTTTTCCAAAAGGTCGTAGGATAATGCTGCTGCTGAGAAGTTTTGTCGGGACAACGGGACTCATGCTAAGTTTTTATGCCTTTCGCCACATGCCTTTGGCGGATGCTTCCGTTATTGTATTTTCCGTTCCAGTATTTGTAGCTATATCtgccagaatttttttgaaagagCCTTGCGGTATATTCAATGTTATAACAATTTGCCTAACTTTGATCGGCGTTGTCCTGATAACGCGACCTCCGTTAATTTTTGGCCAGACTGTTGAATCTTTGACGGATAATCACGTAGAAACTGAAAATGCTGAACTTTGGGGCGCCGTCGCTGCGTTTTCAGCCACATTATTTGGCGCGAATGCCTATGTATTGTTGCGCGCATTGAAAGGGCTTCATTTTTCAGTAATTATGACAAACTTTGGTTCATTTGCACTGATACAAACAATCGTTGTCACCTGGGCAATCGGTGCACTATGTTTGCCACGCTGCGGGACAGACAGGCTACTTGTTGTTGCACTAGCCTTATTCAGCTTCGGCGgacaaattttattaactCTAGCTTTACAAATGGAACAGGCAGGGCCTGTAGCGATTGCAAGGTCGGCAGACATAGTATTTGCATTCTTTTGGCAGGTACTATTCTTTAACGAAATACCAAATAGATATTCGGTCGGAGGTGCTATTTTAGTTACCAGTTCTGTCTTGCTCACGGGGTTGAGAAAGTGGGCTCTCTCGTTGCCTGAAACTTCTAACATGAAAAAATCACTTGGCATTCTAGCTGTTTGA
- the LOC124407512 gene encoding polymerase delta-interacting protein 2 isoform X4, with protein sequence MKFVHNILSRNFRNSLLEVSAKIIVIPNASYIRSDDGKFTSVSKEVKGRTHTFYQVLIDQRDCPYIRAQTEAVTFLGSHESSRSLYAIPGLDYVAHEDILPYSTNEKAALQHELFDKFLIYHQDRDPPFIAHETLRAWQKKNHPWLELSDVHKETTENIRVTVIPFYMGCRESQTTAVYWWRYCIRLENLGDMSVQLRERHWRIFSLSGTLETVRGRGVVGQEPVLSKTLPAFQYSSHVSLQAPSGHMWGTFRMEREDGYAFDCRIPPFSLESKSEEPPTPNADS encoded by the exons ATGAAGtttgtacataatattttgagcagaaattttcgtaattCACTACTAGAAGTATCAGCAAAAATTATCGTCATACCAAATGCCTCATACATCAG ATCTGACGATGGAAAGTTTACAAGTGTGAGTAAAGAAGTCAAAGGGAGAACGCATACTTTCTATCAAGTCCTAATCGATCAGAGGGATTGTCCTTACATC AGAGCACAAACAGAGGCGGTCACATTTTTGGGAAGTCATGAAAGTAGCCGTAGTCTTTACGCAATTCCTGGGTTGGACTATGTTGCGCATGAAGATATATTGCCATACTCTACAAACGAAAAAGCAGCATTGCAGCACGAGctgtttgacaaatttttaatctacCACCAGGATAGAGACCCCCCATTTATAGCACACGAGACACTAAGGGCATGGCAGAAGAAGAATCATCCCTGGTTAGAATTATCCGACGTTCACAAAGAGACCACAGAAAACATAAGAGTCACAGTAATACCCTTTTATATGGGATGCAGAGAGAGCCAAACGACCGCTGTATATTGG TGGCGGTATTGTATTCGCTTGGAAAACTTGGGGGACATGAGCGTGCAGCTTCGAGAACGGCATTGGAGGATATTCAGTTTGTCGGGAACTCTGGAAACTGTTAGAGGGAGAGGAGTTGTAGGTCAGGAACCAGTCTTGTCAAAAACCTTGCCAGCCTTCCAGTACAGCAGTCATGTTAGTTTGCAGGCTCCCAGTGGTCACATGTG GGGTACGTTTAGAATGGAACGGGAAGACGGTTACGCGTTTGATTGCCGAATACCTCCGTTCTCTTTAGAATCTAAGAGTGAAGAACCACCAACTCCGAATGCTGACTCGTAA
- the LOC124407512 gene encoding polymerase delta-interacting protein 2 isoform X3 → MKFVHNILSRNFRNSLLEVSAKIIVIPNASYIRSAIESDDGKFTSVSKEVKGRTHTFYQVLIDQRDCPYIRAQTEAVTFLGSHESSRSLYAIPGLDYVAHEDILPYSTNEKAALQHELFDKFLIYHQDRDPPFIAHETLRAWQKKNHPWLELSDVHKETTENIRVTVIPFYMGCRESQTTAVYWWRYCIRLENLGDMSVQLRERHWRIFSLSGTLETVRGRGVVGQEPVLSKTLPAFQYSSHVSLQAPSGHMWGTFRMEREDGYAFDCRIPPFSLESKSEEPPTPNADS, encoded by the exons ATGAAGtttgtacataatattttgagcagaaattttcgtaattCACTACTAGAAGTATCAGCAAAAATTATCGTCATACCAAATGCCTCATACATCAGGTCCGCAATAGA ATCTGACGATGGAAAGTTTACAAGTGTGAGTAAAGAAGTCAAAGGGAGAACGCATACTTTCTATCAAGTCCTAATCGATCAGAGGGATTGTCCTTACATC AGAGCACAAACAGAGGCGGTCACATTTTTGGGAAGTCATGAAAGTAGCCGTAGTCTTTACGCAATTCCTGGGTTGGACTATGTTGCGCATGAAGATATATTGCCATACTCTACAAACGAAAAAGCAGCATTGCAGCACGAGctgtttgacaaatttttaatctacCACCAGGATAGAGACCCCCCATTTATAGCACACGAGACACTAAGGGCATGGCAGAAGAAGAATCATCCCTGGTTAGAATTATCCGACGTTCACAAAGAGACCACAGAAAACATAAGAGTCACAGTAATACCCTTTTATATGGGATGCAGAGAGAGCCAAACGACCGCTGTATATTGG TGGCGGTATTGTATTCGCTTGGAAAACTTGGGGGACATGAGCGTGCAGCTTCGAGAACGGCATTGGAGGATATTCAGTTTGTCGGGAACTCTGGAAACTGTTAGAGGGAGAGGAGTTGTAGGTCAGGAACCAGTCTTGTCAAAAACCTTGCCAGCCTTCCAGTACAGCAGTCATGTTAGTTTGCAGGCTCCCAGTGGTCACATGTG GGGTACGTTTAGAATGGAACGGGAAGACGGTTACGCGTTTGATTGCCGAATACCTCCGTTCTCTTTAGAATCTAAGAGTGAAGAACCACCAACTCCGAATGCTGACTCGTAA
- the LOC124407512 gene encoding polymerase delta-interacting protein 2 isoform X2, translating to MKFVHNILSRNFRNSLLEVSAKIIVIPNASYIRLSEVGKLETPKLQGKYETGQLIFHRVFGYRGVVLFPWLARVYDRDVPSKKEGSDDGKFTSVSKEVKGRTHTFYQVLIDQRDCPYIRAQTEAVTFLGSHESSRSLYAIPGLDYVAHEDILPYSTNEKAALQHELFDKFLIYHQDRDPPFIAHETLRAWQKKNHPWLELSDVHKETTENIRVTVIPFYMGCRESQTTAVYWWRYCIRLENLGDMSVQLRERHWRIFSLSGTLETVRGRGVVGQEPVLSKTLPAFQYSSHVSLQAPSGHMWGTFRMEREDGYAFDCRIPPFSLESKSEEPPTPNADS from the exons ATGAAGtttgtacataatattttgagcagaaattttcgtaattCACTACTAGAAGTATCAGCAAAAATTATCGTCATACCAAATGCCTCATACATCAG GCTCTCGGAGGTTGGAAAATTAGAAACACCCAAATTGCAAGGGAAGTATGAAACGGGACAACTCATTTTTCATCGAGTATTCGGCTATCGAGGTGTTGTTCTGTTTCCTTGGCTTGCACGTGTTTACGACAGGGATGTGCCGAGCAAGAAAGAGGG ATCTGACGATGGAAAGTTTACAAGTGTGAGTAAAGAAGTCAAAGGGAGAACGCATACTTTCTATCAAGTCCTAATCGATCAGAGGGATTGTCCTTACATC AGAGCACAAACAGAGGCGGTCACATTTTTGGGAAGTCATGAAAGTAGCCGTAGTCTTTACGCAATTCCTGGGTTGGACTATGTTGCGCATGAAGATATATTGCCATACTCTACAAACGAAAAAGCAGCATTGCAGCACGAGctgtttgacaaatttttaatctacCACCAGGATAGAGACCCCCCATTTATAGCACACGAGACACTAAGGGCATGGCAGAAGAAGAATCATCCCTGGTTAGAATTATCCGACGTTCACAAAGAGACCACAGAAAACATAAGAGTCACAGTAATACCCTTTTATATGGGATGCAGAGAGAGCCAAACGACCGCTGTATATTGG TGGCGGTATTGTATTCGCTTGGAAAACTTGGGGGACATGAGCGTGCAGCTTCGAGAACGGCATTGGAGGATATTCAGTTTGTCGGGAACTCTGGAAACTGTTAGAGGGAGAGGAGTTGTAGGTCAGGAACCAGTCTTGTCAAAAACCTTGCCAGCCTTCCAGTACAGCAGTCATGTTAGTTTGCAGGCTCCCAGTGGTCACATGTG GGGTACGTTTAGAATGGAACGGGAAGACGGTTACGCGTTTGATTGCCGAATACCTCCGTTCTCTTTAGAATCTAAGAGTGAAGAACCACCAACTCCGAATGCTGACTCGTAA
- the LOC124407513 gene encoding uncharacterized protein F58A4.6: protein MINCLNRTNFIGQCLKMEDSEIHIIIYANNNIFDDLIVAPSYISNCTKDYARFDKIAPDRAKDEFNYVCFKLNRRGLNSYLVSKYAYTMKRSSYYRQMSLNMLREYYRSKAHADMDFVIYIRLRMPKVQYLDYKWNEKITQMALERRELDHAMSWLSTLGGGFSALGETFEHCAEMAGKISVRQLQLALRLGDALLVARCKLWAALSLLQRGYLRVSKNIVRETYRLGVDEKDIRLQNMCKGVWAKLQYTYQVKRQLKKS, encoded by the exons ATGATAAACTGCTTAAATCGTACTAATTTTATAGGCCAGTGTTTGAAAATGGAAGACTCGGAAattcatataattatttatgcaaataataacatttttgacgatttaatCGTTGCTCCGAGTTATATTAGCAATTGTACCAAAGATTACGCCAGGTTTGATAAAATAGCGCCAGACAGGGCAAAAGATGAATTTAATTACGTATGTTTCAAACTGAATCGACGGGGTCTAAATTCATATCTAGTATCAAAGTATGCTTATACTATGAAAAGATCGAGTTATTATCGTCAAATGTCACTGAATATGTTGCGAGAATACTACAGATCTAAAGCACATGCAGATATGGATTTCGTTATTTATATTAGGCTACGGATGCCTAAAGTACAGTACCTCGACTACAAATG GAATGAGAAAATCACCCAAATGGCCTTGGAACGGAGAGAACTTGACCATGCCATGTCCTGGCTGTCGACTCTCGGAGGAGGATTTTCTGCACTAGGAGAAACATTTGAACATTGT GCTGAAATGGCTGGAAAAATATCCGTTAGGCAATTGCAGTTGGCTCTACGTTTGGGAGATGCGCTTTTAGTAGCCAGATGCAAATTGTGGGCTGCATTGAGTTTGTTGCAACGTGGATATCTCAGGGTTTCAAAGAACATAGTTCGAGAAACTTATCGATTGGGTGTAGATGAAAAAGACATACGATTACAAAACATGTGCAAAGGAGTCTGGGCGAAACTTCAATATACTTATCAAGTTAAacgacagttgaaaaaatcttag
- the LOC124407510 gene encoding bleomycin hydrolase isoform X2, with protein sequence MVASGVLTPDIISKLRNKFYENEKNVLAQNVCTKIDPLEACMSRQYLEETQHVFNHKVELEGKPVTNQKNSGRCWICATLNVIRIPFMQQHNLDEFEFSQGYLFFWDKIERCNYFLHNMVKAAKAGEAVNGRLVSWLLHDPTCDGGQWDMIVNLINRHGLVPKKLFPESFSCDSTMRMNSLLKSKLREFGKALRDMIAGGASDVDIENQIVEQMTVIYRIIGICLGIPSEKFTWEYYDKTKNYNCIGPITPVEFYEKYVKPSFNVDDKVCLVTDPRPTNPYGNLYTVDYLGNIVGGRSTIYNNQPVELLMNLCAESIKQNEPVWFGCEVGKRLAMKQGIQDLKAHDFKLVFGTDVQIGLTKADRLLYGESMMTHAMAFTAVSTDENGKIKKFRVENSWGEERGEKGYHVLSADWFSEFVFEIVVDKKYVPDDVMAVFRQEPTVLPAWDPMGTLAQ encoded by the exons ATGGTTGCCT CAGGGGTTCTCACTCCGGACATAATCAGCAAACTGCGTAACAAGTTTTacgagaatgagaaaaatgttttggcCCAAAACGTGTGCACCAAAATTGATCCTCTCGAGGCATGCATGTCTCGTCAGTACCTCGAAGAGACTCAACATGTTTTCAATCACAAAGTCGAGCTGGAAGGGAAACCGGTTACAAATCAGAAGAACTCTGGACGTTGCTGGATATGTGCTACTCTGAATGTTatacgaattccgtttatgcAACAGCACAACTtggatgaatttgaatttagtCAGGGATACTTATTTTTCTGGGATAAG ATCGAACGATGCAATTACTTCTTGCACAACATGGTGAAGGCAGCTAAGGCAGGAGAAGCAGTGAATGGCAGGCTAGTATCATGGCTCTTGCACGACCCAACATGCGACGGTGGTCAATGGGACATGATTGTGAATCTCATAAACAGACATGGTCTTGTTCCAAAGAAGCTGTTTCCAGAATCATTTAGTTGTGACTCTACCATGCGTATGAACAGCTTACTGAAAAGCAAGCTCAGAGAATTTGGAAAAGCTTTACGAGACATGATTGCTGGTGGAGCGTCAGACGTTGATATAGAGAATCAGATCGTCGAGCAAATGACAGTGATATATAGAATTATTGGTATCTGTCTAGGTATTCCCTCGGAGAAATTTACATGGGAATACTACGacaagacaaaaaattataattgcatTGGACCGATAACACCGGTTgagttttatgaaaaatatgtcaAACCAAGCTTCAATGTCGACGACAAAGTTTGCTTGGTAACTGACCCCCGGCCAACAAATCCATATGGCAATCTTTACACGGTTGATTACTTGGGAAATATAGTCGGTGGACGATCAACAATATACAACAATCAGCCTGTCGAGTTACTGATGAACCTCTGTGCCGAAAGCATAAAGCAAAACGAACCAGTATGGTTTGGCTGCGAGGTCGGCAAACGGCTTGCCATGAAACAAGGCATTCAAGATCTGAAAGCGCACGATTTCAAACTTGTATTCGGAACAGATGTTCAAATTGGTCTAACCAAGGCGGACAGACTACTATATGGAGAGTCTATGATGACTCATGCGATGGCATTTACTGCAGTCTCTACTGAT gaAAATGGGAAGATCAAGAAATTCCGAGTTGAAAATTCGTGGGGAGAGGAACGTGGGGAGAAAGGTTATCACGTGTTATCCGCGGACTGGTTTTCAGAATTTGTATTTGAAATAGTtgtggataaaaaatatgtgcCCGATGACGTTATGGCCGTGTTTCGACAAGAACCCACTGTTTTACCAGCATGGGACCCTATGGGGACTCTCGCACAATGA
- the LOC124407510 gene encoding bleomycin hydrolase isoform X1, which produces MVASAGVLTPDIISKLRNKFYENEKNVLAQNVCTKIDPLEACMSRQYLEETQHVFNHKVELEGKPVTNQKNSGRCWICATLNVIRIPFMQQHNLDEFEFSQGYLFFWDKIERCNYFLHNMVKAAKAGEAVNGRLVSWLLHDPTCDGGQWDMIVNLINRHGLVPKKLFPESFSCDSTMRMNSLLKSKLREFGKALRDMIAGGASDVDIENQIVEQMTVIYRIIGICLGIPSEKFTWEYYDKTKNYNCIGPITPVEFYEKYVKPSFNVDDKVCLVTDPRPTNPYGNLYTVDYLGNIVGGRSTIYNNQPVELLMNLCAESIKQNEPVWFGCEVGKRLAMKQGIQDLKAHDFKLVFGTDVQIGLTKADRLLYGESMMTHAMAFTAVSTDENGKIKKFRVENSWGEERGEKGYHVLSADWFSEFVFEIVVDKKYVPDDVMAVFRQEPTVLPAWDPMGTLAQ; this is translated from the exons ATGGTTGCCT CAGCAGGGGTTCTCACTCCGGACATAATCAGCAAACTGCGTAACAAGTTTTacgagaatgagaaaaatgttttggcCCAAAACGTGTGCACCAAAATTGATCCTCTCGAGGCATGCATGTCTCGTCAGTACCTCGAAGAGACTCAACATGTTTTCAATCACAAAGTCGAGCTGGAAGGGAAACCGGTTACAAATCAGAAGAACTCTGGACGTTGCTGGATATGTGCTACTCTGAATGTTatacgaattccgtttatgcAACAGCACAACTtggatgaatttgaatttagtCAGGGATACTTATTTTTCTGGGATAAG ATCGAACGATGCAATTACTTCTTGCACAACATGGTGAAGGCAGCTAAGGCAGGAGAAGCAGTGAATGGCAGGCTAGTATCATGGCTCTTGCACGACCCAACATGCGACGGTGGTCAATGGGACATGATTGTGAATCTCATAAACAGACATGGTCTTGTTCCAAAGAAGCTGTTTCCAGAATCATTTAGTTGTGACTCTACCATGCGTATGAACAGCTTACTGAAAAGCAAGCTCAGAGAATTTGGAAAAGCTTTACGAGACATGATTGCTGGTGGAGCGTCAGACGTTGATATAGAGAATCAGATCGTCGAGCAAATGACAGTGATATATAGAATTATTGGTATCTGTCTAGGTATTCCCTCGGAGAAATTTACATGGGAATACTACGacaagacaaaaaattataattgcatTGGACCGATAACACCGGTTgagttttatgaaaaatatgtcaAACCAAGCTTCAATGTCGACGACAAAGTTTGCTTGGTAACTGACCCCCGGCCAACAAATCCATATGGCAATCTTTACACGGTTGATTACTTGGGAAATATAGTCGGTGGACGATCAACAATATACAACAATCAGCCTGTCGAGTTACTGATGAACCTCTGTGCCGAAAGCATAAAGCAAAACGAACCAGTATGGTTTGGCTGCGAGGTCGGCAAACGGCTTGCCATGAAACAAGGCATTCAAGATCTGAAAGCGCACGATTTCAAACTTGTATTCGGAACAGATGTTCAAATTGGTCTAACCAAGGCGGACAGACTACTATATGGAGAGTCTATGATGACTCATGCGATGGCATTTACTGCAGTCTCTACTGAT gaAAATGGGAAGATCAAGAAATTCCGAGTTGAAAATTCGTGGGGAGAGGAACGTGGGGAGAAAGGTTATCACGTGTTATCCGCGGACTGGTTTTCAGAATTTGTATTTGAAATAGTtgtggataaaaaatatgtgcCCGATGACGTTATGGCCGTGTTTCGACAAGAACCCACTGTTTTACCAGCATGGGACCCTATGGGGACTCTCGCACAATGA
- the LOC124407512 gene encoding polymerase delta-interacting protein 2 isoform X1 yields MKFVHNILSRNFRNSLLEVSAKIIVIPNASYIRSAIELSEVGKLETPKLQGKYETGQLIFHRVFGYRGVVLFPWLARVYDRDVPSKKEGSDDGKFTSVSKEVKGRTHTFYQVLIDQRDCPYIRAQTEAVTFLGSHESSRSLYAIPGLDYVAHEDILPYSTNEKAALQHELFDKFLIYHQDRDPPFIAHETLRAWQKKNHPWLELSDVHKETTENIRVTVIPFYMGCRESQTTAVYWWRYCIRLENLGDMSVQLRERHWRIFSLSGTLETVRGRGVVGQEPVLSKTLPAFQYSSHVSLQAPSGHMWGTFRMEREDGYAFDCRIPPFSLESKSEEPPTPNADS; encoded by the exons ATGAAGtttgtacataatattttgagcagaaattttcgtaattCACTACTAGAAGTATCAGCAAAAATTATCGTCATACCAAATGCCTCATACATCAGGTCCGCAATAGA GCTCTCGGAGGTTGGAAAATTAGAAACACCCAAATTGCAAGGGAAGTATGAAACGGGACAACTCATTTTTCATCGAGTATTCGGCTATCGAGGTGTTGTTCTGTTTCCTTGGCTTGCACGTGTTTACGACAGGGATGTGCCGAGCAAGAAAGAGGG ATCTGACGATGGAAAGTTTACAAGTGTGAGTAAAGAAGTCAAAGGGAGAACGCATACTTTCTATCAAGTCCTAATCGATCAGAGGGATTGTCCTTACATC AGAGCACAAACAGAGGCGGTCACATTTTTGGGAAGTCATGAAAGTAGCCGTAGTCTTTACGCAATTCCTGGGTTGGACTATGTTGCGCATGAAGATATATTGCCATACTCTACAAACGAAAAAGCAGCATTGCAGCACGAGctgtttgacaaatttttaatctacCACCAGGATAGAGACCCCCCATTTATAGCACACGAGACACTAAGGGCATGGCAGAAGAAGAATCATCCCTGGTTAGAATTATCCGACGTTCACAAAGAGACCACAGAAAACATAAGAGTCACAGTAATACCCTTTTATATGGGATGCAGAGAGAGCCAAACGACCGCTGTATATTGG TGGCGGTATTGTATTCGCTTGGAAAACTTGGGGGACATGAGCGTGCAGCTTCGAGAACGGCATTGGAGGATATTCAGTTTGTCGGGAACTCTGGAAACTGTTAGAGGGAGAGGAGTTGTAGGTCAGGAACCAGTCTTGTCAAAAACCTTGCCAGCCTTCCAGTACAGCAGTCATGTTAGTTTGCAGGCTCCCAGTGGTCACATGTG GGGTACGTTTAGAATGGAACGGGAAGACGGTTACGCGTTTGATTGCCGAATACCTCCGTTCTCTTTAGAATCTAAGAGTGAAGAACCACCAACTCCGAATGCTGACTCGTAA